The region GATTGGTCTGTGAATTGTTTACCCAGATTCTGCAGGAAGTCTTTCACGTTCCGGCGACTCATCTGAAAAAGTCAATATCCGCATTCTGGAACCAGGTTCCCTCATGGTTGAGGGAGAAACTCATAATTGTGATGTGCGAAAGTTGAGTTCTACTGCCATAAGTAATTCTGCTGCAAAAGAACGAAGGAAGCCTGGGCCTGAGGTGCCTGAATCAGCCGCCGAAATCACCGCATTTTCGCAGTAAATAGGCCAGGGACGGCCTTTTCAGCATCACTGCAACCAGACCTGGTCATTGATGCGTGTGAGAAAATGCCAGATGAGGCGGGGCTGATGGCAACGGGGTCTTGCTGAAATGAGTTTTCTTATTTTGTTTCTGCAGTAGAATCAATACTGCACTTCAAGAAGGAACCCGCTAAAACTGAGCACCTTTTTCTTTTTATGACTATTTTAGGTTGAACTTCGAGGGAAATTCAGTAAAGATTCTCATTTTTCCAAAAATCTTGGATTGGTTTATAATTCTTTCCAGAACCGTTCCGGCTGGTAGACGACAGGTGGGTAGTGTTCGAGCGGCACATGGTTATGCTTCAGCATATCCTTCAGCTGGTCGGTGAGAGACCAGGACAGACGGATAAATTCGGAATCGGGAAACAGAGTCTTATCGCCGTGATAACAATCGAAAAGAATGCTTTCATAAGCCTCGGGACCGGGCCCCCCAAAAGTCCCTGCATAGGTGAAATTCATCTTGACTGGAGCAGAAAAAAGACCAAGGCCAGGCGTTTTGGCATTGACGATCAGGTCAATCCTCTCCTCGGGTTGTATTTCGATCACCAACCGATTGGGTTGTTCAGTAACCGAGTGAAAAATGACTTCAATCAGTGAACGCCTCTCGGCCATTTTTTTTCCGGTGACCAGTCGAAAAGGTACGCCCTTCCAGCGAGATGAGTTCAGAAACAGAGGAAGGCTCACGAGGGTTTCCGTTGTTGAGGCGAGGTGATTCGTTTCCTCCCGGTATCCGATATACTGGCCGATGGAAACCTGGCTGGTTTCGGGTAGGCGAACCTGCCTGAGCACTTCGCTTTTCATATGGTTTAATTGATCAAGAAATGCCCCGCATTCCCTGCGGTCTTCTTCACAAAGAGCCGGGCTTTCAGTGGCAATGAGCGCGAGGAGCTGGAGAAGATGATTTTGAAAGACATCTTTGATCGCACCGGTTTCTTCGTAAAAAGATCCTCGCTTGCCGACCCCTCCTTTTTCACTGACCGCAATCCGAACTTCTTTTACGTATTCTCGGTGAAGAAGCCTTTCGAGAATAAGGTTTTCCGCCTTGAGAATGATCAGGTTTTTTACCGTGTTTTTTCCCAGGTAATGATCGACATAATAGGTTTGATGTTCGGAAAAGATCTTTTTCAGGCGCTCGTCGAGGATTTCGAAGCTATCCCGGTCCGTGCCGAAAGGTTTTTCCAGAATGATTTTACGAGTAACGGTTGGCAATGATGGAAGAATGGTCGTTTCGAGAAGCTCCAGAAATCTTTCGTACAGGGAAGGAAGGGTGGCCAGATAAAAGAGAATTTCCTGTGAGTCGGCGAGGCCGGCCCGGCCGGCGAAGTCGAAGAAATCCTCCGGACTGCCGATATCGCCCCGCACGTACTGAGTGCGCTTCAGCAGGTTTCGGAGCACCGCCACGGTAACATGGGGAATATTCTGTTCGAGGGTGTACGAGAGAAACTGCCGGTAATTTCCTTCACTCTCGAATCGCCTTCCTACCGCCACCACCCGAAAATCCGTAAGCTTTTCCCGGAGAAGAAGATAGTAGAATGCCGGATATATTTTTCCACTGAAGAGGTTACCGGTTCCCCCAAAGAAGACGAAAGTTTTCATGGTTGGATTTCCCAAAGGACGGCACGAACCGGCGACCCGTCTCCCTTCAGAATGAACAACGGATACGCTTGAAATTGGTACCAGCCGGGGGTAATGCTTGAGAGAGCTAAGCCCTCGTAAATGAGCCGGTCCTGAGAAAGGAGAATCCGGTGGGTAGGATGACCGGGCTGGTTCCTTTCGATCCCCAGGGCATCGATTCCTACCCCTTTGACCGCGAGACGGGTCAAAAATATCGCTCCGGACTCAGAGAGGTAGGTGAACGATTCTCGATTCAGATCCCCGAACGAATTGTCTGTTTTCAACAGGACATAGGTTTTAAAAACTGGTAAATCCTTCAGAAAAGCCAGATGTTCTTCGGTGATCACCCCGGTATTCCTGATTTCCGCAACATACGCTTTTCCCTCGAACTGTTCCAAAGGATACTGATCGATGGTTTTTCCCTCGGCAATCATATGGAAGGGAGCGTCGACATGAGTTCCGGTATGACTTTCGAAGGAGAGGAGTGTTTCGTTGGCACCCTGCTCTATACTGCGTGACAGGATAATTTCAGGCTTCTTTTTTTTGCCTTTATAGGTCGGGGTTGCCGGAGAAAGGGGAAGAGTGATATCGATGATGCGCATGGCCCAACCTCCTCAGTCTGGTTTTTCCCTATCATATCATTCCCGGCAAGAGAAAAGGAGGGGGGTGAGGCCGGAGGAATTTAGCCGGCATAGATCATCTTGATCGTCATCCCTCCGTCGATAACGAGATGGGTTCCGGTTATGAATCCGGCTCGGGAAGAGCTAAGGAAAAAGCAGGCTTCGGCGATGTCTTCGGGCGTTCCCACCCGGCGGGCGGGATGCTGATGGTGATCGATTTCCCGTAGGCCAGTGCCAACAGGGGAACGGGTGGAGGATTTCTTCCCTGGGGACACTTCGATCCAGCCTGGCGTCAGGGCATTTACTCGAATGCGTTTTTCAGATAATGAAACGGCCAGAGCATGGGTGAGGGCAAGAACTCCGCCTTTGG is a window of Atribacteraceae bacterium DNA encoding:
- a CDS encoding cyclase family protein → MRIIDITLPLSPATPTYKGKKKKPEIILSRSIEQGANETLLSFESHTGTHVDAPFHMIAEGKTIDQYPLEQFEGKAYVAEIRNTGVITEEHLAFLKDLPVFKTYVLLKTDNSFGDLNRESFTYLSESGAIFLTRLAVKGVGIDALGIERNQPGHPTHRILLSQDRLIYEGLALSSITPGWYQFQAYPLFILKGDGSPVRAVLWEIQP